A DNA window from Brassica rapa cultivar Chiifu-401-42 unplaced genomic scaffold, CAAS_Brap_v3.01 Scaffold1075, whole genome shotgun sequence contains the following coding sequences:
- the LOC117131607 gene encoding uncharacterized protein LOC117131607 — protein MQTKSQESWFVVNRKESKVKNLTQEERIISWSRGASNISSVSLKKMGFLSQQISRDELKPGDHIYSWRMAYIYSHHGIYVGNGDVIHFTCGGGLETRTGTFVDNIIVSSVPNHGGDNPCPNCGDQSNLDGVICSCLDCFLAGGNLYLFEYGVSGPIFMAKPRGGICTTAVSDSSDETVNRARHLLSNKNGFGAYDLLRNNCEDFAIYCKTGLIVLSKLGSSGQANSWSAVRGVLSLWGTVKSVSVGSAARLVVSGVAGVGVVTLAAGYGNYCYGRLCADIGVRSDASKVPVEDLVTLIAIIERRDDKKSS, from the exons ATGCAAACCAAGAGTCAAGAGTCGTGGTTTGTAGTAAACCGGAAAGAGAGTAAAGTGAAAAACCTCACACAAGAGGAAAGAATCATTTCTTGGTCTCGCGGCGCTTCTAACATTTCTTCTGTGTCTCTCAAGAAGATGGGATTCCTCTCTCAACAGATCTCAAGAGATGAACTCAAACCAGGAGATCACATCTATTCATGGCGTATGGCTTACATATACTCTCATCACG GAATCTATGTAGGCAATGGTGACGTCATACATTTCACTTGCGGAGGTGGTCTTGAGACAAGGACAGGGACTTTCGTAGACAACATCATCGTTAGTTCGGTTCCAAACCATGGAGGTGACAACCCTTGTCCTAACTGCGGAGACCAATCGAATCTCGACGGTGTGATCTGTTCTTGCCTCGACTGTTTCCTCGCCGGAGGAAACCTCTATCTCTTCGAGTACGGTGTCTCTGGACCCATCTTTATGGCTAAACCGCGAGGCGGTATCTGCACAACAGCGGTTTCAGACTCCTCTGATGAAACCGTTAACCGTGCGAGACACCTCTTGTCTAATAAAAATGGGTTTGGTGCGTATGATCTGTTGAGGAACAACTGTGAAGACTTTGCGATCTATTGCAAAACTGGTTTGATTGTTTTGTCTAAGCTGGGGAGTAGTGGACAGGCTAACTCGTGGTCTGCGGTGCGTGGTGTTTTGTCGCTTTGGGGGACGGTGAAGAGTGTTTCTGTGGGCTCTGCTGCGAGGTTGGTTGTTTCTGGGGTTGCTGGTGTTGGTGTTGTGACTTTGGCGGCGGGGTATGGTAACTACTGCTATGGTCGTTTATGTGCTGATATTGGTGTGAGAAGTGATGCTAGCAAAGTTCCTGTGGAAGACCTTGTTACGCTTATAGCGATTATCGAAAGAAGAGACGACAAGAAGTCTAGCTAG